A genomic region of Vitis vinifera cultivar Pinot Noir 40024 chromosome 7, ASM3070453v1 contains the following coding sequences:
- the LOC132254094 gene encoding asparagine synthetase [glutamine-hydrolyzing] 2, translated as MCGILAVLGCVDNSQAKRSRIIELSRRLRHRGPDWSGLHCHQDCYLAHQRLAIVDPTSGDQPLYNEDKTVVVTVNGEIYNHKQLREKLTSHQFRTGSDCEVIAHLYEEYGEDFVDMLDGMFSFVLLDTRDKSFIAARDGIGITPLYIGWGLDGSIWFASEMKALSDDCERFMSFLPGHYYSSKRGELRRWYNPPWYSEHIPSTPYDPLVLREAFEKAVIKRLMTDVPFGVLLSGGLDSSLVASVASRYMLQSEAACQWGSQLHTFCIGLKGSPDLKAAREVANYLGTRHHEFHFTVQEGLDALEEVIYHIETYDVTTIRASTPMFLMSRKIKSLGVKMVLSGEGSDEIFGGYLYFHKAPNKEELHQETCRKIKALHLYDCLRANKATSAWGVEARVPFLDKEFINIAMNIDPEWKMVRPDLGRIEKWVLRNAFDDDQKPYLPKHILYRQKEQFSDGVGYRWIDGLKDHANEHVTDAMLLNANFIYPENTPTTKEGYYYRAIFEKFFPKNAARSTVPGGPSVACSTAKAVEWDAAWSKNPDPSGRAALGVHECAYEEAVDAKNANLINGTTQKPQEGKLEKTTTAI; from the exons ATTGTCTCGAAG GTTGCGCCATAGAGGTCCTGATTGGAGTGGCTTGCATTGTCACCAGGATTGTTATCTTGCTCATCAAAGATTAGCTATTGTAGACCCTACTTCTGGAGATCAGCCTCTTTACAATGAAGACAAGACAGTTGTTGTCacg GTTAATGGGGAGATATACAACCATAAACAATTGCGAGAAAAGTTGACGTCGCATCAGTTTCGAACTGGAAGTGATTGTGAAGTGATTGCCCATCTT TATGAAGAATATGGAGAAGATTTTGTGGACATGTTGGATGGAATGTTCTCCTTTGTCCTTCTTGACACCCGTGATAAAAGTTTCATTGCAGCTCGGGATGGTATTGGTATCACACCACTTTACATTGGCTGGGGTCTTGATG GATCAATCTGGTTTGCTTCAGAAATGAAAGCTCTAAGTGATGATTGTGAGCGATTCATGTCTTTCCTTCCCGGGCATTACTATTCAAGCAAACGTG GAGAGCTCAGAAGGTGGTATAACCCACCATGGTACTCAGAGCACATACCTTCAACTCCATATGATCCACTTGTTTTACGTGAGGCCTTTGAAAAG GCCGTAATTAAGAGGCTTATGACTGATGTACCATTTGGTGTACTTTTGTCTGGAGGGCTGGACTCATCACTTGTTGCTTCTGTGGCTTCTCGTTATATGCTTCAATCAGAGGCTGCTTGCCAATGGGGTTCACAGTTGCACACCTTCTGCATTGGTCTCAAG GGCTCCCCAGATTTGAAAGCTGCTAGGGAGGTTGCAAATTATCTTGGAACTCGTCACCATGAATTTCACTTCACTGTTCAG GAAGGCTTAGATGCACTTGAGGAAGTCATCTACCATATTGAAACATATGATGTGACCACTATTAGAGCCAGCACTCCTATGTTCCTTATGTCTCGAAAGATCAAATCCTTGGGAGTGAAAATGGTTCTTTCTGGGGAGGGGTCGGATGAAATTTTTGGAGGCTACCTGTACTTCCACAAGGCACCTAACAAGGAAGAGCTTCACCAGGAAACATGTCGAAAG aTTAAAGCTCTTCATCTTTATGACTGCCTGAGGGCGAATAAAGCAACTTCAGCATGGGGTGTTGAGGCTCGTGTGCCCTTTTTAGATAAAGAATTCATCAACATTGCGATGAACATTGATCCAGAGTGGAAAATG GTCAGGCCTGATCTTGGAAGGATTGAGAAGTGGGTCTTGCGCAATGCATTTGATGATGATCAGAAGCCATATCTGCCAAAA cacaTATTATACAGGCAAAAGGAACAATTCAGTGATGGAGTTGGATACAGGTGGATTGATGGTTTGAAGGATCATGCAAACGAACAT GTTACAGATGCTATGTTGTTGAATGCTAACTTTATTTATCCTGAAAACACTCCAACCACAAAAGAGGGGTACTACTACAGGGCTATCTTTGAGAAGTTCTTTCCCAAG AATGCTGCAAGGTCAACTGTTCCAGGAGGTCCAAGTGTAGCATGCAGTACTGCAAAAGCAGTGGAATGGGATGCGGCATGGTCGAAAAATCCTGACCCATCTGGCCGGGCTGCTCTTGGTGTTCATGAATGTGCTTATGAGGAAGCAGTGGATGCGAAGAATGCCAATCTGATAAACGGTACCACTCAGAAACCACAAGAAGGGAAACTAGAGAAGACCACGACAGCCATTTGA
- the LOC132254091 gene encoding annexin D2-like has translation MATLTVPQSVPSAAEDCEQLRKAFAGWGTNEALIISILAHRNAAQRKLIQETYSQSYGEDLLKALDKELSSDFERAVLLWTPVPAERDAFLANEATKMLTASNWVIMEIGCTRSSHDLFLVRQAYHARYKKSLEEDVAYHTSGDFRKLLVPLVSAFRYEGPEVNTRLARTEARILHQKISEKAYNDDELIRIVTTRSKPQLNATLNHYNNEFGNAINKDLKANPEDEFLKLLRAAIKCLTFPEKYFEKLLRLAINKMGTDEWALTRVVTTRAEVDMQRIKEEYHRRNSGPLDRAISVDTSGDYEKMLLALIGHGNA, from the exons ATGGCGACTCTGACAGTCCCCCAGTCGGTTCCTTCAGCAGCCGAGGATTGTGAGCAACTCAGAAAAGCCTTCGCAG GGTGGGGGACAAATGAGgctttgatcatatccatatTGGCTCATAGGAATGCAGCACAGCGCAAGTTAATTCAAGAAACTTACAGTCAATCTTACGGAGAAGATCTCCTCAAAGCCCTTGACAAAGAACTCTCTAGTGACTTTGAG AGGGCAGTACTGCTATGGACACCGGTCCCTGCAGAGCGGGATGCGTTTTTGGCAAATGAAGCTACAAAGATGTTGACTGCAAGCAATTGGGTTATTATGGAAATAGGTTGCACTAGATCCTCCCATGACCTGTTCTTGGTGAGGCAAGCCTATCATGCTCGCTATAAGAAATCCCTTGAAGAAGATGTTGCATACCATACATCTGGGGATTTCCGCAAG CTTCTAGTTCCTCTTGTGAGTGCATTCCGATACGAGGGACCTGAGGTAAACACGAGATTGGCAAGAACAGAGGCTAGGATACTTCACCAGAAGATATCAGAGAAGGCTTACAATGATGATGAACTCATTAGGATTGTCACTACAAGGAGCAAACCACAGCTCAATGCAACACTCAACCACTACAACAATGAATTTGGAAATGCTATCAATAAG GATCTGAAGGCCAATCCTGAGGATGAATTCCTCAAATTACTGAGGGCTGCAATTAAGTGCTTGACATTCCCCGAGAAATATTTTGAGAAGCTTCTCCGTTTGGCTATCAACAAGATGGGGACAGACGAATGGGCTCTTACTAGGGTGGTTACTACTCGGGCCGAGGTTGACATGCAGCGTATTAAAGAGGAGTACCATCGCAGGAACAGTGGCCCTCTGGATCGGGCAATTTCTGTGGACACTTCCGGAGACTATGAAAAAATGCTTCTTGCCTTGATAGGTCATGGGAATGCTTGA
- the LOC132254092 gene encoding uncharacterized protein LOC116803646 isoform X1, with the protein MGRHSLRSKAVHFVSDLTTGLLNPISDKSSKPPVSLLEHAAVKASLVVKRLITFFYFPCLGHRSGTRYELDVLCSKFVFSALGFCGFRCSVVLCFSFGSLLLGFMDGVIEPKRSQQETIAEEGNEDLVDGPDTSSFSAFLYSLLSSEPGSNSEGHTEHEREVGEVPSNTAMRESGAKKSLFSKGKQTLGKVMYQAVRIGGFRNQGSDRRGKCDTITDDGNGSKLDGVELGPMQTTNEHVLCMDLPEISEPSFLLSERTRGALYVSLPALIQDRKWVLLYSTWRHGISLSTLYRRSMLWPGLSLLVVGDSKGAVFGGLVEAPLRPNNKKKYQGTKDTFVFTNIPGHPVIFRPTGVNRYFTLCSTEFLALGGGGHFALYLDGDLLNGSSSVSETYGNPCLAHSEDFEVKEVELWGFVYGSKYEEVVALSRTEAPGICRW; encoded by the exons ATGGGTCGACACTCGCTTCGTAGTAAAGCAGTCCACTTTGTTTCTGATCTCACCACTGGCCTTCTCAATCCTATTTCTGACAAATCTTCAAAGCCTCCTGTAAGTCTTCTCGAACATGCTGCCGTGAAAGCTTCGCTTGTTGTTAAACGTTTGATcacctttttttatttcccaTGCCTTGGTCATCGGTCGGGGACCCGTTACGAATTAGATGTTCTGTGTTCAAAATTTGTGTTTTCTGCTCTTGGGTTTTGTGGGTTTCGATGTTCTGTGGTTCTGTGTTTCAGTTTTGGGAGTTTGCTACTAGGGTTTATG GATGGTGTGATTGAGCCAAAAAGAAGTCAACAGGAGACGATTGCAGAAGAGGGTAATGAGGATTTGGTTGATGGACCTGATACATCTTCTTTTTCTGCGTTCCTTTATTCCCTATTGTCTTCAGAGCCTGGTTCAAACTCTGAAGGGCATACTGAGCATGAAAGGGAAGTGGGTGAAGTACCATCTAACACTGCAATGAGAGAAAGTGGTGCAAAGAAAAGCTTATTTTCAAAGGGGAAACAAACCCTGGGGAAAGTTATGTACCAAGCTGTGAGAATTGGTGGATTTAGAAATCAAGGATCAGATCGCAGGGGCAAATGTGATACAATAACTGATGATGGAAATGGCTCTAAACTTGATGGAGTTGAATTGGGGCCTATGCAGACTACAAATGAGCATGTGCTTTGTATGGACCTACCAGAAATTTCAGAGCCTTCATTTCTTCTTTCGGAGAGAACAAGAGGTGCTCTTTATGTTTCACTTCCAGCACTTATTCAGGACAGAAAATGGGTATTGCTGTACAG TACATGGAGACATGGGATATCACTTTCAACCCTTTACAGAAGAAGCATGCTTTGGCCTGGCCTCAGTTTGCTG GTTGTTGGGGACTCTAAAGGTGCAGTATTTGGCGGCTTAGTTGAGGCACCTTTAAGAccaaacaacaagaaaaaataTCAG GGCACAAAGGATACATTTGTTTTCACAAATATACCTGGTCATCCTGTCATATTTCGCCCTACTG GGGTAAACCGCTACTTCACTTTGTGCTCCACTGAATTCCTAGCACTGGGCGGGGGTGGCCACTTTGCCCTTTATTTGGATGGTGATCT ATTGAATGGATCAAGTTCGGTGTCAGAAACATATGGCAACCCTTGTCTTGCCCACTCAGAAGACTTTGAAGTCAAGGAGGTTGAG TTGTGGGGCTTCGTATATGGTTCAAAGTACGAGGAAGTAGTTGCCTTAAGCCGAACTGAAGCACCTGGAATTTGCAGATGGTGA
- the LOC132254092 gene encoding uncharacterized protein LOC116803646 isoform X2, with amino-acid sequence MGRHSLRSKAVHFVSDLTTGLLNPISDKSSKPPDGVIEPKRSQQETIAEEGNEDLVDGPDTSSFSAFLYSLLSSEPGSNSEGHTEHEREVGEVPSNTAMRESGAKKSLFSKGKQTLGKVMYQAVRIGGFRNQGSDRRGKCDTITDDGNGSKLDGVELGPMQTTNEHVLCMDLPEISEPSFLLSERTRGALYVSLPALIQDRKWVLLYSTWRHGISLSTLYRRSMLWPGLSLLVVGDSKGAVFGGLVEAPLRPNNKKKYQGTKDTFVFTNIPGHPVIFRPTGVNRYFTLCSTEFLALGGGGHFALYLDGDLLNGSSSVSETYGNPCLAHSEDFEVKEVELWGFVYGSKYEEVVALSRTEAPGICRW; translated from the exons ATGGGTCGACACTCGCTTCGTAGTAAAGCAGTCCACTTTGTTTCTGATCTCACCACTGGCCTTCTCAATCCTATTTCTGACAAATCTTCAAAGCCTCCT GATGGTGTGATTGAGCCAAAAAGAAGTCAACAGGAGACGATTGCAGAAGAGGGTAATGAGGATTTGGTTGATGGACCTGATACATCTTCTTTTTCTGCGTTCCTTTATTCCCTATTGTCTTCAGAGCCTGGTTCAAACTCTGAAGGGCATACTGAGCATGAAAGGGAAGTGGGTGAAGTACCATCTAACACTGCAATGAGAGAAAGTGGTGCAAAGAAAAGCTTATTTTCAAAGGGGAAACAAACCCTGGGGAAAGTTATGTACCAAGCTGTGAGAATTGGTGGATTTAGAAATCAAGGATCAGATCGCAGGGGCAAATGTGATACAATAACTGATGATGGAAATGGCTCTAAACTTGATGGAGTTGAATTGGGGCCTATGCAGACTACAAATGAGCATGTGCTTTGTATGGACCTACCAGAAATTTCAGAGCCTTCATTTCTTCTTTCGGAGAGAACAAGAGGTGCTCTTTATGTTTCACTTCCAGCACTTATTCAGGACAGAAAATGGGTATTGCTGTACAG TACATGGAGACATGGGATATCACTTTCAACCCTTTACAGAAGAAGCATGCTTTGGCCTGGCCTCAGTTTGCTG GTTGTTGGGGACTCTAAAGGTGCAGTATTTGGCGGCTTAGTTGAGGCACCTTTAAGAccaaacaacaagaaaaaataTCAG GGCACAAAGGATACATTTGTTTTCACAAATATACCTGGTCATCCTGTCATATTTCGCCCTACTG GGGTAAACCGCTACTTCACTTTGTGCTCCACTGAATTCCTAGCACTGGGCGGGGGTGGCCACTTTGCCCTTTATTTGGATGGTGATCT ATTGAATGGATCAAGTTCGGTGTCAGAAACATATGGCAACCCTTGTCTTGCCCACTCAGAAGACTTTGAAGTCAAGGAGGTTGAG TTGTGGGGCTTCGTATATGGTTCAAAGTACGAGGAAGTAGTTGCCTTAAGCCGAACTGAAGCACCTGGAATTTGCAGATGGTGA